The Mangifera indica cultivar Alphonso chromosome 8, CATAS_Mindica_2.1, whole genome shotgun sequence genome has a window encoding:
- the LOC123222455 gene encoding uncharacterized protein LOC123222455: MGRQLSSFLSRVCMTVLGRPHHVGHMCGYEGVSVGPSVTSPLPLEGIGRETLSIESSPCTPSPTVEDERLWLLTHISSSSKKSIEEEQIVGLTTIEDSLAKPFSAYIDKMVRTDSTICLMLNKRFSVWKNCLTLSFFYNFNLIIISH; this comes from the exons GGTATGCATGACGGTGTTAGGACGACCTCACCACGTTGGCCATATGTG TGGCTATGAGGGGGTTTCAGTTGGCCCTTCGGTTACATCACCTCTCCCCCTCGAG GGTATCGGCCGTGAGACATTATCGATTGAGAGTTCTCCTTGTACACCTTCCCCAACCGTGGAG gATGAGCGGTTGTGGTTACTTACTCATATCTCTAGCTCTAGTAAAAAG TCTATCGAAGAGGAACAAATAGTTGGCTTGACAACAATAGAAGATTCCCTCGCCAAACCTTTTTCGGCATACATCGATAAG aTGGTGCGTACTGATTCAACCATCTGTCTCATGTTGAATAAGCGTTTTTCCGTTTGGAAGAATTGTTTaaccctttctttcttttataattttaacttaatcatAATTTCTCATTAG
- the LOC123224028 gene encoding uncharacterized protein LOC123224028: MGATLDVTKPRCTTQSLALFALDVSPWKGVFQFGKRGKLSPRFIGPFKILERIGVIAYHVALSPSLLRLHNVFHVLALRKYLADLSHVLDYQPIQISEDFSYEEQALEIIDRKEQFLRNRVIPLVKVRWRNHSLKESIWEQEAEIKEKYP; this comes from the exons ATGGGTGCTACACTTGATGTAACAAAGCCCAGATGTACCACTCAGTCTCTTGCACTATTTGCATTGGAC GTGTCGCCTTGGAAAGGAGTTTTTCAGTTTGGAAAGAGAGGGAAGTTAAGCCCTAGGTTTATAGGGCCATTCAAAATTTTGGAGAGGATTGGTGTTATTGCTTATCATGTGGCCTTATCACCAAGTCTCTTAAGGCTTCACAATGTATTTCATGTTTTGGCGTTAAGGAAATATTTGGCTGACCTTTCCCATGTTTTAGACTATCAACCAATCCAAATCTCTGAGGATTTTTCATATGAAGAACAAGCCTTAGAAATCATTGATAGAAAGGAGCAATTTCTAAGGAATAGAGTTATTCCATTGGTAAAGGTGCGCTGGAGAAATCACTCGTTAAAAGAGTCTATATGGGAGCAAGAGGCTGAAATAAAGGAGAAGTATCCTTAA